In Fluviispira sanaruensis, a genomic segment contains:
- a CDS encoding phosphopantothenoylcysteine decarboxylase yields the protein MNQGKLAKKIATAKNFENKKSVKKMSKDIMEDTSVTINSQFLAKTKITIIGGGGIAAIELPRLARELRRNGAEIQFCITENCLKFIGIESLRWASRNEVIINPSGLAEHICTSDAIVVSPATADLIAKASNGICSDGATTLLQSALGQKKTIIFCPTMHESLSNSPFVDENKEKLKNIEGVYFTAPRQEEGKDKLPAPDILAINIAHIINKRKLFPDNSKKVLITLGGTRALLDPVRCITNLSTGNLGIEVAKVFYAMGIDLTLLTASTTKDVPKYENIQCINLPNYSDMFEYLKEINENKYNGIIHLVAGSDFIPKSLSHSKISSKNETLRIDLVKAEKIIDLENLAKIPYKAGAKLTSGDQEDGLKVSYELIRKKNLDALLWSSSNTAWDKKAEHSGVFIHIDDGNKKETSVNGKKEMALQFYFSFINFLENRKLKKQKA from the coding sequence ATGAACCAAGGCAAATTAGCAAAAAAAATTGCAACAGCAAAAAATTTTGAAAATAAAAAATCGGTAAAAAAAATGAGTAAAGATATTATGGAAGATACGTCTGTCACTATCAATTCACAGTTTCTCGCTAAAACAAAAATAACAATTATTGGAGGCGGAGGAATTGCTGCAATTGAGCTTCCACGTTTAGCTCGTGAATTAAGAAGAAATGGGGCAGAAATTCAATTCTGTATAACTGAGAATTGCTTGAAATTTATTGGGATAGAAAGCTTACGCTGGGCGAGCCGAAATGAAGTCATTATCAATCCGTCAGGACTTGCAGAGCATATTTGCACTTCGGATGCAATTGTTGTTTCTCCAGCAACCGCCGATTTAATTGCCAAAGCAAGCAATGGGATTTGTTCCGATGGAGCTACCACTCTTTTACAAAGTGCATTAGGTCAAAAGAAAACAATTATTTTTTGTCCGACAATGCATGAGAGCTTATCCAACTCTCCCTTTGTTGATGAAAACAAAGAAAAATTAAAAAATATTGAAGGAGTCTATTTTACAGCGCCACGTCAGGAAGAAGGTAAGGATAAGCTTCCTGCTCCTGATATCTTAGCAATAAATATCGCTCATATTATCAATAAGAGAAAACTTTTCCCTGACAATTCTAAAAAAGTTCTTATCACTCTTGGCGGGACAAGGGCTTTACTCGATCCCGTACGTTGTATTACAAATCTCTCAACAGGCAATCTCGGTATTGAGGTTGCGAAAGTTTTTTATGCGATGGGGATCGATCTCACATTACTCACTGCAAGTACAACTAAAGACGTGCCAAAATACGAAAACATTCAATGTATTAATTTACCAAATTATTCGGATATGTTCGAATATCTAAAAGAAATAAATGAAAATAAATACAATGGAATTATACATCTTGTTGCTGGGTCTGATTTTATTCCAAAATCACTTTCACATTCTAAGATTTCAAGCAAAAATGAAACCCTTAGAATTGATCTTGTCAAAGCTGAGAAGATAATAGACTTGGAAAATCTCGCAAAAATACCTTATAAGGCAGGGGCAAAGCTCACCTCAGGAGATCAAGAAGATGGTCTCAAGGTGAGTTATGAGTTGATACGTAAAAAAAATCTGGACGCACTCCTTTGGAGTAGTTCGAATACGGCGTGGGATAAAAAAGCGGAACACTCAGGTGTTTTTATTCACATAGACGATGGAAATAAAAAAGAAACGAGTGTAAATGGAAAAAAAGAAATGGCATTGCAGTTTTATTTTAGTTTTATAAATTTCTTGGAAAATCGAAAACTAAAGAAACAGAAAGCATAA
- the speE gene encoding polyamine aminopropyltransferase, protein MFSKKIPYALGADSDNASPSLDLWYQERHNDEISFGLHVKKTLHTVQSPFQRVDVFESTGFGRVLTLDGLMMCSDRDEFVYHEMISHVPLLVHPNPRRVLVIGGGDGGTLREVLRHDCVEEAVLCEIDGEVVEAARQFFPALAVGLNHPRAKIHIGDGVEFVKNSPKGEFDVVIVDSTDPIGPGVGLFSGEFYNEVKRILTPGGIVMAQCESPWENKFDLAKVYGNLKHAFSSVYSMVGTIPSYPYGYWSWGFASDSQHPFEKIDLDRAKAIEKASKYYNIDIHRSAFALPNFLRQKLVNVVKNA, encoded by the coding sequence ATGTTTTCAAAAAAAATACCATACGCTCTTGGAGCTGATTCTGACAACGCTTCTCCTTCCCTTGATCTTTGGTACCAAGAACGCCACAACGATGAAATCTCTTTTGGCCTTCATGTTAAAAAAACATTGCACACCGTGCAAAGTCCTTTTCAGCGAGTAGATGTATTTGAATCTACAGGTTTTGGAAGAGTTCTTACTTTAGATGGACTCATGATGTGCTCCGATCGTGATGAATTTGTTTATCATGAAATGATTTCGCACGTGCCTCTCTTGGTTCACCCAAATCCACGTCGCGTACTTGTCATCGGTGGGGGTGATGGAGGTACACTTCGTGAAGTCTTAAGACATGACTGCGTGGAAGAAGCTGTGTTGTGTGAAATCGATGGAGAAGTTGTCGAAGCCGCTCGTCAATTTTTTCCTGCCCTTGCAGTCGGCCTCAATCACCCGAGAGCAAAAATTCACATCGGTGATGGCGTTGAGTTTGTTAAAAACAGTCCCAAAGGCGAGTTTGATGTCGTTATCGTTGACTCAACTGATCCGATCGGCCCTGGAGTGGGGCTTTTTTCTGGAGAATTCTATAATGAAGTCAAAAGAATTTTAACTCCAGGTGGAATCGTGATGGCTCAGTGTGAATCGCCTTGGGAGAATAAATTTGATCTTGCTAAAGTTTACGGAAACTTAAAGCATGCTTTCTCGTCTGTATATTCCATGGTTGGAACCATTCCTTCTTACCCCTACGGATATTGGTCCTGGGGATTTGCGAGCGACTCACAACATCCCTTCGAAAAAATTGACCTGGATCGCGCGAAAGCAATCGAAAAAGCTTCTAAATACTATAACATAGATATCCATCGCAGTGCTTTTGCCCTCCCCAACTTCTTACGTCAGAAGCTGGTAAATGTGGTGAAGAACGCTTAA
- a CDS encoding lysophospholipid acyltransferase family protein, with protein sequence MSVSEKIGNVVKESEIKDILRGLFTWFNVVIFTVFYSSLILILFPFVYFVDKERHLLHHLANLWGKSIQLANPWWQFSIEGAENLAKKGEAVVYVSNHQSQADILALFILSTRFRWLAKESLFNIPFFGWGMRAAGYVPVNRASKKSGEKSMKASSRHLRRGTPMVFFPEGTRSEDGKIKEFKSGAFRLAKALHVPVVPITLNGCANLLPKGSLLPKLAKVTITIHPKIQTTEMTAQEVMQKARESISSKL encoded by the coding sequence ATGTCAGTATCAGAAAAAATCGGTAACGTAGTAAAAGAAAGCGAGATAAAGGATATTCTGCGAGGATTGTTTACTTGGTTTAATGTCGTTATTTTTACAGTATTTTATTCAAGTCTTATATTAATTTTATTTCCATTTGTTTATTTTGTTGATAAAGAGCGTCATTTATTGCATCATCTTGCAAACCTTTGGGGGAAATCCATTCAGCTTGCCAATCCTTGGTGGCAATTTTCAATTGAAGGTGCAGAGAATTTAGCAAAAAAAGGTGAAGCTGTCGTTTATGTTTCAAATCATCAAAGTCAGGCAGATATATTAGCATTGTTCATTTTATCTACTCGATTCCGTTGGCTTGCTAAAGAATCTTTATTTAATATTCCATTTTTTGGATGGGGCATGCGAGCTGCAGGATATGTCCCTGTGAATAGAGCCAGTAAAAAAAGTGGAGAAAAAAGCATGAAAGCATCTTCCCGTCATTTACGCAGGGGCACACCAATGGTTTTTTTCCCCGAAGGAACTCGCAGTGAAGATGGAAAAATAAAAGAATTTAAATCGGGAGCATTTCGATTAGCGAAAGCTTTGCACGTTCCTGTAGTACCCATAACTCTAAATGGTTGTGCAAACTTACTGCCCAAAGGATCTTTACTGCCAAAACTTGCCAAAGTGACAATTACAATACATCCTAAAATCCAAACAACAGAGATGACTGCTCAAGAAGTTATGCAGAAAGCTCGTGAGAGTATCTCCTCAAAATTGTAA